The Candidatus Beckwithbacteria bacterium region TAGAGCTAGATAAGTATCTACTTGATGAATACTGGAGTGAAGTGAGTAATAATCATCACGCTTTCTTACAAGATGAAAAACACCAAGTGTTTTATATTCCAGCCAGTAAAGGTGCATATATTTTTAGTTATCAAGGCAATAAACTTGAATTAACTAAAGCAGTCGAGCAACAGCAGAGTAAGCGGGCTGTTTTTCTAGATGATTATCTGTATTTGATTGGAGAACAAAATTTGATAGTAGTTAATGAAAGTGATTGGCAGCAGGTTAATGAACTAAAGTATGAGGATAATCCTATTTCTGATATTTATGAAAAAGAAAGTCCTCCATTACAATCAGATTTAGACAATGCACCATCAAATGTTTTACCTCAAATTGATAGTGTTCAAGTTCGATAGTATTAAAGATCGAAGCAAAACTAAAAAACCGAGACCGCATGTCTCGGTTTTTTTATGTTTTAACAAAGAGTTACTATTACGAAACTCTAATGATCGAAACTGAATTAGTCAGTCCCGGAATCTGCCATTTACTACCATGAATAGAAATAATAATTTGACCTTTTTCAACGATACGCATAGCTTTAAGTTGTTCCAAAATAGGTTCAACATGTAAAATATCTCCTTTAGGAAAATCAACTTTTACTGGAGAGACTCCAAAAGATAAAGTCAGTTGTTCTACTGTCGTTTGATTTCTACTCACTGCAATAATAGGTAAGTTTGGTCGGAAACTGGATAAAATTTTGGCAGAATATCCAGTTTCGGTAAAAGCAATAATAGCGTCAATCTTGGGATGCTCAACACTATCAATCATAGCCATAGCTGCATGTACAATCAGTTGAGCTGTATCATGAGGGACATCACATTTCATGATTAAATTGGTTTTGCTCTCGGTAAAAGCAGCAATTCGACTCATGTAGTCAACTGCCTTCACAGGGTATTTACCTGAAGCACTTTCGCCTGAAAGCATGACTGCATCAGTGCCATCAAAAATTGCATTAGCGACATCCGTGGCTTCAGCTCGAGTTGGGCGGGGACTATCAACCATAGATTGCAGCATTTGCGTAGCAGTAATAACTGGCTTATTTGCTATGCGACATTTGCGGATAATTTCTTTTTGCCAAAAAGCCAATTCTTTAATTGGGATTTCAATTCCTAAATCACCACGAGCTACCATAATGCCATCAGCAGCTTCAATTAGGTCGTCAAGATTATCAATAGCTGGTTGGCTTTCAATTTTGGCAATAATAGCTGCTTTGACATTTCTTTTTCCCATTTCAGTCCGGAGAATTTCGATATCTTCTTTTGTTCGACTAAATGATAAAGCTACAAAATCAACTTTACTTTTGCCAGCCATATCAAGCTTGCGTAAATCATCTTCAATAAGAGAAGGCAGATTGATATGTTTACCAGGCAAATTAACTCCTTTACGATGCTTGATAATGTAATTATCATGAGCTTCAACAACTAATTGATCGCCATTTTTTTCAACAATGGTAAATTCCAAAAAACCATCGTCAATCAGAATTTGATCACCTTCTTTTAATACTTCAAAAACTACCTCATGAGGAATACAAACATTAATATCACTATTAGAAAATGTTGAAGCAAAGATAATCCGTTCGCCTTTTTTAACTATAATATCAGCATGATCTCTAGTTTCGATTCGAATTTCCGGCCCTTGAAGATCAATCAAAATTCCCAATGGAACATTCATTTCTTTAGAAATATCATCAACCAATTTAATTCGTTCTTCATGCCAGGCAATATCGGCATGCTTCATATTAAACCGAAAAACATTGACTCCAGTTTCGATAAGTTCCTTGATTGTTTCGGGACTGTCAGAAGCAGGACCAATCGTAGCAACGATTTTGGTTTGTTTTTGTGCAATCATATTTCTCCTTATTATATGTGTATTAAATATATAACTAAATTATAGGGAAAAATACACAATTAATCAAGCAACAAAGTTACTATATATGCTTAGTGTAGCAAAAAAAATAGCAATAGACTAAAATAGCACTATGGCAAACACTCGAGATATTTTAATCCCAAAAAGAATTCTTTTAGTAGAAGATGATATTTTACTGGCTAATATGTTTGAGAAGGATTTAAGTACTGCCAATTTCTCAGTCACCACGGCATACCAGGGTTCACAAGTTGTTGAACTGGCAGAACAACACCTATTTGATTTAATTTTTTTGGATTTGTTGCTGCCTGGAAAAAGTGGTTTTGAGATTTTAAAAGAATTAAAAGCCAATAAAAAAACGAAGGATGTTCCTGTTATTATCATTACCAATCTTGGTGAAGTAGAACATATGGAACGGGCTCTAGCTTTAGGCGCTGCAGACTATGTTATTAAGGCCAATGTCAGCCCAAAAGAGATTCGGGGACTAGCTAACAAATACCTTCTTCATCATACTGCTCGTAGTCATGAGTATCAGAAAGAGTAGTATGAAGATAAAAGTGGCAAACCTCAATGTTTGGGATGGTGGCAGGTTATTTGAAGATATCATTCGATGGCTCAATCAGGAAGATCCAGATATTACTTTTTTTCAGGAAGTAACCAATTTAGAGAAACCAGA contains the following coding sequences:
- the pyk gene encoding pyruvate kinase — encoded protein: MIAQKQTKIVATIGPASDSPETIKELIETGVNVFRFNMKHADIAWHEERIKLVDDISKEMNVPLGILIDLQGPEIRIETRDHADIIVKKGERIIFASTFSNSDINVCIPHEVVFEVLKEGDQILIDDGFLEFTIVEKNGDQLVVEAHDNYIIKHRKGVNLPGKHINLPSLIEDDLRKLDMAGKSKVDFVALSFSRTKEDIEILRTEMGKRNVKAAIIAKIESQPAIDNLDDLIEAADGIMVARGDLGIEIPIKELAFWQKEIIRKCRIANKPVITATQMLQSMVDSPRPTRAEATDVANAIFDGTDAVMLSGESASGKYPVKAVDYMSRIAAFTESKTNLIMKCDVPHDTAQLIVHAAMAMIDSVEHPKIDAIIAFTETGYSAKILSSFRPNLPIIAVSRNQTTVEQLTLSFGVSPVKVDFPKGDILHVEPILEQLKAMRIVEKGQIIISIHGSKWQIPGLTNSVSIIRVS
- a CDS encoding response regulator, which gives rise to MANTRDILIPKRILLVEDDILLANMFEKDLSTANFSVTTAYQGSQVVELAEQHLFDLIFLDLLLPGKSGFEILKELKANKKTKDVPVIIITNLGEVEHMERALALGAADYVIKANVSPKEIRGLANKYLLHHTARSHEYQKE